The Candidatus Nanopelagicus abundans genome includes a region encoding these proteins:
- a CDS encoding response regulator transcription factor, translating to MTKILLVEDEASFSEALSYVLGKEGFEVVLADTGDGAIAAFDKGGADLVLLDLMLPGLSGTEVCKQLRSRSDVPIIMLTAKDTEVDKVVGLELGADDYVTKPYSKAELVARIKAVLRRQGDVSNPQEGVITAGPVRIDVERHQVNINNELISLPLKEFELLEFLVRNSGRVLTRAQLIDRVWGSDYFGDTKTLDVHVKRLRAKIESDPANPVYIQTIRGLGYKFEN from the coding sequence ATGACGAAGATATTACTTGTTGAAGATGAAGCATCGTTTTCAGAGGCACTCTCCTATGTATTAGGCAAAGAGGGCTTTGAGGTTGTGTTAGCAGATACTGGAGATGGCGCTATTGCAGCTTTTGATAAGGGCGGGGCTGATCTTGTATTACTAGATCTTATGTTGCCTGGTTTATCAGGCACTGAGGTGTGTAAACAATTACGTTCTAGATCTGATGTGCCAATTATTATGCTTACTGCAAAAGATACTGAGGTAGATAAAGTTGTTGGACTAGAACTTGGCGCTGATGATTATGTAACAAAGCCATATTCAAAGGCAGAGTTAGTGGCGCGTATTAAAGCTGTTCTTCGCCGGCAAGGTGATGTTTCAAATCCACAAGAGGGCGTAATTACGGCAGGCCCAGTTCGAATTGATGTGGAGCGACATCAAGTGAATATAAACAATGAGTTAATCTCACTTCCTCTTAAAGAGTTTGAATTACTTGAATTTCTAGTTCGCAACAGCGGGCGAGTACTTACTCGCGCGCAGTTAATTGATCGAGTATGGGGCTCTGATTACTTTGGTGATACTAAAACCTTAGATGTCCATGTGAAGCGATTGCGCGCAAAGATTGAATCTGATCCAGCTAATCCAGTTTATATTCAGACCATTAGAGGTCTTGGGTATAAGTTTGAAAACTAA
- the phoU gene encoding phosphate signaling complex protein PhoU, translated as MREQFQEELNSVSATLVQMAGLVKTAMENATTALLTADLALAERVIAEDSVVDEIQHELDARTINLIARQGPVASDLRTLVSSLRMSADLERMGDLAHHIAKSARMRYPATAVPPELSLTIEEMGRVCVQIISKMTNVIENKDIDKALELEDDDDAIDALHRKIIQTLLDPNWKHGIETAIDMTLLARYYERCADHAVSIARRVYFLVTGAYAKQ; from the coding sequence ATGCGTGAGCAATTTCAAGAAGAGTTAAATTCCGTATCTGCCACATTAGTGCAGATGGCAGGCCTTGTTAAAACTGCTATGGAAAATGCCACTACCGCACTACTCACCGCTGATCTAGCTCTCGCTGAGCGAGTAATTGCTGAAGATTCTGTAGTTGATGAGATTCAACATGAGTTAGATGCTAGAACAATTAATTTAATTGCCCGCCAAGGCCCTGTTGCCTCAGATCTTCGCACCCTTGTTAGCTCGCTACGAATGAGCGCTGACCTTGAGAGAATGGGTGATCTAGCCCATCACATCGCAAAATCTGCTCGTATGCGTTATCCAGCAACTGCTGTGCCACCTGAGTTATCTTTAACAATTGAGGAAATGGGCAGAGTTTGTGTTCAAATTATTTCTAAAATGACCAATGTAATTGAGAATAAAGATATTGATAAAGCACTTGAGCTTGAAGATGATGATGATGCAATTGACGCGCTACATCGCAAGATTATTCAGACCCTACTTGATCCAAATTGGAAGCATGGGATTGAAACTGCAATTGATATGACTCTACTTGCTCGCTACTACGAGAGATGCGCTGACCACGCTGTTTCTATCGCCCGCCGAGTTTATTTCTTAGTAACTGGAGCTTACGCAAAACAATGA
- a CDS encoding DUF1800 domain-containing protein, whose product MEKNRLEISRLYNRFGFGPKPGEFSADLKAGLKKTQNKILKISENDPGLNETKDLTLNDLGPRPKPNSAEIIDFATSLRNDRDQLTLWWLDRMVLGNYGLKEKMTWFWHGHWATSIKKVDFPLVMYKQNQTLRANSLGNFKVMSRAMVNDGALQIWLDGQTNSVKSPNENLGRELMELFTIGVNRYSEDDVKAAARALTGYQVVRSNGLVTLNQKRQDTSAISILGTTSTFTGETLSDFLVDRPDCENFIAERIWYRFISSTEPMPANFVAKKAFSKREIYPAITAAARSNLLANPKYELVKSPVEWFVATCRALELVPSKLETSGRLFNYLDKLGQVPFAPPNVGGWPAESAWLSSASSLYRIDFANWLIKRSKLQALKSIPVGNRVTESQNWLGVYQWSERTKSTLNSVSSDPEQFALLALCSPEYVVSA is encoded by the coding sequence ATGGAAAAAAATCGCCTAGAAATTAGCCGCCTCTACAATCGTTTTGGATTTGGCCCAAAGCCTGGTGAATTTTCCGCAGACCTAAAAGCAGGATTAAAGAAAACACAAAATAAAATTCTTAAAATTTCTGAAAATGACCCAGGACTTAACGAGACTAAGGATCTCACCCTAAATGATTTAGGCCCACGTCCTAAACCAAACTCTGCTGAAATTATTGATTTTGCTACGTCGCTCAGAAATGATAGAGATCAACTAACCCTTTGGTGGCTTGACCGAATGGTTTTAGGAAATTACGGCCTAAAAGAAAAAATGACTTGGTTTTGGCACGGTCACTGGGCTACCTCAATAAAAAAAGTTGATTTTCCACTAGTGATGTATAAACAAAATCAAACTCTGCGTGCTAATTCACTTGGTAATTTTAAGGTGATGTCGCGGGCAATGGTTAATGATGGCGCGCTACAAATTTGGCTAGATGGACAAACTAATAGCGTTAAATCCCCTAATGAAAATTTAGGACGCGAATTAATGGAGCTTTTCACAATAGGTGTTAATCGCTATAGCGAAGATGATGTGAAAGCAGCTGCTCGGGCGCTAACTGGGTATCAAGTTGTTAGAAGTAATGGCCTAGTTACATTAAATCAAAAGCGTCAAGACACAAGTGCTATCAGCATCTTAGGGACTACTAGTACCTTCACAGGTGAGACATTATCTGACTTTTTAGTTGATAGACCTGATTGTGAAAATTTTATAGCAGAGCGAATTTGGTATCGCTTTATCTCAAGTACTGAGCCGATGCCTGCTAATTTTGTTGCTAAAAAAGCCTTTTCAAAACGTGAAATTTACCCAGCTATTACTGCTGCTGCTAGATCAAATTTACTAGCAAATCCAAAGTATGAATTAGTTAAATCCCCAGTTGAATGGTTTGTAGCTACCTGCCGCGCACTAGAGCTAGTTCCTTCAAAACTTGAGACTAGTGGCAGGTTATTTAATTATTTAGACAAATTAGGACAAGTTCCATTCGCACCTCCTAATGTCGGCGGATGGCCAGCTGAATCAGCATGGCTTAGCTCTGCAAGCTCGCTCTATCGAATTGATTTTGCAAATTGGCTAATTAAAAGAAGTAAATTACAAGCACTAAAAAGTATTCCTGTGGGCAATAGAGTTACTGAGAGTCAAAACTGGCTAGGTGTTTATCAATGGAGTGAGCGGACTAAATCAACTTTAAACTCAGTTTCATCCGATCCTGAGCAATTCGCACTTTTAGCGTTATGTAGCCCGGAATATGTTGTCAGTGCTTAA
- the cysS gene encoding cysteine--tRNA ligase codes for MSALNLYDTKSRVIAPFKPLKKGEVGIYLCGATVQAPPHIGHIRSGVNFDILRRWLITSGFNVTFVRNVTDIDDKILHKAVHEEIPWWQVAMKYERAFTDAYNVLNVLPPTYEPRATGHITQMIELMQKLIENGSAYAPGNGDVYLEVRKLKEYLTLSNQKLDDLQSSEDADSTFKKDPKDFALWKAAKKGDPAWPTPWGAGRPGWHLECSAMAHAYLGEAFDIHGGGLDLIFPHHENEISQSNAAGYKFANTWMHNAWVTTSGEKMSKSLGNSLQVVEILKKVRGIELRWYLGSAHYRSMLEFSFEALNESATAFKRIEAFLSRAESVIGKEIEIVIADEFANAMNDDLAVPQGLAFIAESMRIGNSAGDDKKVLAKTAGEIRGALSILGCDPKDTAFAKDKSNDAAMDGLIKLALAQREAARERKDFKAADEIRDQIASLGITVEDTTNGPRWSY; via the coding sequence ATGAGCGCACTTAATTTATATGACACAAAAAGCAGAGTTATCGCACCATTTAAACCTTTAAAAAAAGGTGAGGTTGGAATTTATCTATGTGGCGCCACTGTGCAAGCTCCACCTCATATTGGTCATATTAGAAGTGGTGTTAACTTTGATATTCTGCGTCGCTGGCTAATCACTTCAGGTTTTAATGTAACTTTTGTTAGAAATGTAACTGATATTGATGACAAGATTTTACATAAAGCTGTTCATGAGGAGATTCCTTGGTGGCAAGTTGCAATGAAATATGAGCGGGCCTTTACTGATGCGTATAACGTATTAAATGTATTACCGCCTACCTATGAGCCAAGAGCTACTGGTCATATCACTCAAATGATTGAGTTAATGCAAAAACTAATTGAAAATGGTTCTGCTTACGCACCCGGTAATGGTGATGTTTATCTAGAAGTAAGAAAACTAAAAGAGTATTTAACTTTATCTAATCAAAAACTTGATGATCTGCAATCTAGTGAGGATGCAGATTCAACATTTAAAAAAGATCCAAAGGATTTTGCATTATGGAAAGCTGCTAAAAAAGGTGATCCAGCATGGCCAACTCCTTGGGGTGCTGGCAGGCCTGGTTGGCATCTTGAGTGTTCAGCGATGGCGCATGCATACCTTGGTGAGGCTTTTGATATTCATGGCGGCGGATTAGATTTAATTTTTCCACACCATGAAAATGAGATTTCTCAATCAAATGCTGCTGGTTATAAATTTGCAAATACTTGGATGCATAATGCGTGGGTAACAACAAGTGGTGAAAAAATGAGTAAATCATTAGGAAATTCACTACAAGTTGTTGAGATATTAAAAAAAGTACGTGGCATTGAACTTCGTTGGTATCTTGGCAGTGCGCATTATCGAAGCATGCTGGAGTTTTCCTTTGAAGCACTTAATGAATCTGCAACCGCTTTTAAGCGAATTGAGGCATTTTTAAGTAGGGCAGAAAGTGTTATTGGAAAAGAGATTGAAATAGTAATTGCGGATGAGTTTGCTAACGCAATGAATGATGATTTAGCAGTGCCTCAGGGTTTAGCTTTTATTGCAGAGAGTATGCGAATTGGTAATTCAGCAGGGGATGATAAGAAAGTATTAGCAAAAACAGCTGGTGAAATTCGAGGAGCACTTTCAATATTAGGTTGTGATCCAAAGGATACCGCCTTTGCAAAAGATAAATCAAATGATGCAGCGATGGATGGACTTATTAAATTAGCGCTAGCACAGCGTGAAGCAGCACGGGAGCGAAAAGATTTCAAAGCAGCGGATGAAATACGTGATCAGATAGCATCCCTTGGTATTACAGTAGAAGACACAACTAATGGTCCAAGGTGGAGTTATTGA
- a CDS encoding CarD family transcriptional regulator translates to MTFKVGETVVYPHHGAAQIQAIEKRIIKGEEKVYLVLKVTQGDLTVRVPAENIDLVGVRDVVDSAGLDRVFNVLRQPYTEEPTNWSRRYKANVEKLASGDVIKVAEVVRDLYRRDLDRGLSAGEKRMLAKAKQILVSELALAERTDEEKAATLLDEVLAS, encoded by the coding sequence ATGACATTTAAAGTTGGCGAAACCGTTGTCTATCCACATCACGGAGCAGCACAGATTCAGGCAATTGAGAAGCGCATAATCAAAGGTGAAGAGAAGGTATATCTAGTTTTAAAGGTCACCCAAGGTGATCTAACAGTTCGCGTTCCAGCTGAGAACATTGATTTAGTAGGCGTTAGAGATGTTGTAGACAGCGCCGGTCTTGATCGAGTATTTAACGTATTACGCCAGCCATATACAGAGGAGCCAACTAACTGGTCTCGTCGTTATAAAGCAAATGTTGAAAAACTAGCCTCTGGTGATGTTATTAAGGTGGCAGAAGTTGTTAGAGATTTATATCGCCGCGATTTAGATCGTGGATTATCCGCTGGTGAGAAGCGAATGCTTGCAAAGGCAAAGCAGATTTTAGTTTCTGAATTAGCACTAGCTGAGCGAACTGATGAAGAAAAAGCAGCGACCTTACTAGATGAGGTACTCGCCTCTTAA
- a CDS encoding RNA degradosome polyphosphate kinase, whose translation MSQHLIATNPRERLIDREISWLAFNERVLELAEDETNPLLERCRYLAIFSSNLDDFFMIRVATLKRKLETGVTKKNTAGYSPIELMEEISKKTKELISRQSKCFHNDLMPKLAQNGIEITDWESLDNAEKEYINKIFTKKIFPVLTPLAVDPSHPFPYISGLSLNLAVLVRQPDTKEELFARVKVPASLPRFIETAEFTGAKFIPLEKVIIANLHQLFPGMEIEDYYTFRITRNADLELDEDESENLLESMEQELLRRKFGPPVRLEVASDIDSDLLNKLKVELSIKEEDISRYKEPLDLTGLNQIADLDRPELKFAPFRNQVAQEFREIDLDSNDEFFAAIRRHEILLHHPYDSFNSSVVRFLEAAATDPHVLAIKQTLYRTSGDSPIVNALIEAAEAGKQVLAVIEIRARFDEQANVRWARKLEDVGVHVVYGLVGFKTHAKLSLIVREEGNAVRRYSHVGTGNYNPKTARMYEDLGLLSADDQLGEDLNKLFNQLSGFAPQYSYDRLLVAPRTIRSGLLERINREIENKKAGKHAFIRLKLNSLLDEEFVEALYAASIAGVEIDLVVRGICSLLPGIPGVSENIRVRSVLGRFLEHSRIFHFANSGDDEIYIGSADLMDRNLNRRVESLVRITRAEHKKTLIKAFDLYVSSTTSGWHLLPTGKWLRVAQNPDALPMNDLQAVMIDSYRVLQ comes from the coding sequence GTGAGTCAACATTTAATTGCTACTAATCCCCGTGAGAGGTTAATTGATCGAGAGATCAGTTGGCTTGCATTTAATGAGCGTGTATTAGAACTAGCTGAAGATGAAACTAATCCGTTACTCGAACGTTGTCGTTATCTTGCTATTTTCTCTTCAAATCTAGATGACTTTTTTATGATTCGCGTGGCCACACTTAAGCGAAAATTAGAAACCGGAGTCACTAAGAAAAATACCGCAGGTTATTCACCAATTGAACTAATGGAAGAAATATCTAAAAAAACTAAAGAATTAATCTCACGTCAATCAAAATGTTTTCATAATGACCTTATGCCAAAACTAGCTCAAAACGGTATTGAAATTACAGATTGGGAAAGTTTAGATAATGCAGAAAAAGAGTACATAAATAAGATCTTCACAAAAAAGATTTTTCCAGTGCTTACTCCTCTAGCAGTTGATCCCTCTCATCCATTCCCATATATCTCAGGGCTTTCACTTAATTTAGCGGTACTTGTAAGACAACCAGATACAAAAGAGGAGTTATTTGCCAGAGTTAAGGTTCCGGCTTCATTACCAAGATTTATTGAAACAGCTGAGTTTACTGGAGCTAAATTTATACCCCTAGAAAAAGTAATTATTGCTAATTTACATCAATTATTTCCAGGTATGGAGATTGAGGATTATTACACCTTCCGAATTACTAGAAATGCCGATTTGGAGTTAGATGAGGATGAATCAGAGAATCTTTTAGAGTCAATGGAACAAGAATTACTTCGCCGTAAATTTGGTCCACCAGTTCGTCTTGAGGTGGCAAGTGATATTGATTCTGATCTACTTAATAAACTAAAGGTTGAATTATCGATTAAGGAAGAAGATATTTCCCGTTATAAAGAGCCACTTGATTTAACTGGACTAAATCAAATCGCAGATTTAGACCGCCCCGAGTTAAAGTTTGCACCGTTTAGAAACCAGGTTGCCCAAGAATTTAGAGAAATTGATTTAGATTCAAATGATGAATTTTTTGCAGCAATTAGGCGACATGAAATACTTCTACATCACCCATATGACTCATTTAACTCATCAGTTGTAAGGTTTTTAGAGGCAGCAGCAACTGATCCACATGTGCTGGCAATTAAACAAACTTTGTATCGAACCTCCGGTGATTCACCAATTGTTAATGCCTTAATTGAAGCTGCTGAGGCAGGTAAGCAAGTATTAGCTGTCATTGAAATCCGGGCTCGCTTTGATGAGCAGGCAAATGTTAGATGGGCTAGAAAATTAGAAGATGTTGGTGTTCATGTTGTCTATGGACTAGTTGGTTTTAAAACTCATGCCAAATTATCTTTAATTGTTCGAGAAGAAGGAAATGCAGTTCGAAGATACTCACATGTTGGTACAGGTAATTACAATCCAAAAACTGCCCGTATGTATGAAGATTTAGGATTACTTAGCGCAGATGATCAGTTAGGTGAAGACTTAAATAAACTATTTAATCAACTTTCTGGTTTTGCACCGCAATACTCATATGACCGCTTACTAGTAGCACCTCGCACAATTCGCTCCGGTCTACTTGAGCGAATTAATCGAGAGATCGAGAATAAAAAAGCTGGCAAACATGCATTCATTAGGCTAAAACTAAATTCACTACTAGATGAAGAGTTTGTAGAAGCACTTTATGCAGCATCAATTGCCGGTGTTGAGATTGATTTAGTTGTGCGCGGAATATGTTCACTACTTCCAGGTATTCCAGGAGTTTCAGAAAATATAAGGGTCAGATCAGTTTTAGGTAGATTTCTTGAGCATTCTAGAATTTTTCATTTTGCCAATAGCGGAGATGATGAGATTTATATTGGTAGCGCAGATTTGATGGATAGAAACTTAAATCGAAGAGTTGAATCATTAGTTCGAATTACTAGGGCAGAGCATAAGAAGACTTTAATCAAAGCCTTTGATTTATATGTTTCATCAACTACCTCCGGCTGGCACTTATTGCCAACTGGTAAATGGTTAAGGGTTGCTCAAAATCCAGATGCATTACCTATGAATGATCTACAAGCAGTGATGATTGATTCTTATCGAGTTCTCCAATGA
- the ispD gene encoding 2-C-methyl-D-erythritol 4-phosphate cytidylyltransferase yields the protein MIKKTAAIIAAAGAGNRLAATLPKALVKLVDKTLVEHAVAALSPVAELIIITAPAGFEDQFSNLLGDQVKVITGGVLRSDSIRIALTHIPENYEYVLVHDGARALATTDLANSVLTQLLKGEQAVIPALDVIDTIKEVDSNNYVRNTLNRSSLRAVQTPQGFTRSVLARAHQASEDATDDAALVEALGIAVKVVPGEIRALKITTKSDLAAATQVLLPNTQKQIRVGIGTDTHAFSDDKNKKLSLAGLIWENETGLDGHSDADVASHAICDALLSAADLGDLGSNFGVGDAKYAGVSGSQLLSETLTKITSAGFVIENVSVQIIGNRPKIAPRRGEAITALSKALGGALVSVSATSTDNLGFTGEGKGLSAIATALIVSA from the coding sequence ATGATTAAAAAAACTGCGGCAATAATTGCAGCAGCAGGTGCTGGAAATAGATTAGCTGCCACACTTCCTAAAGCACTTGTTAAATTAGTTGATAAAACCTTAGTTGAACATGCAGTAGCAGCCTTATCACCAGTTGCAGAACTTATTATTATTACCGCACCCGCCGGTTTTGAAGATCAATTCTCAAATCTCTTAGGTGATCAGGTGAAAGTTATTACCGGAGGCGTGTTACGCAGTGACAGTATTCGAATTGCGCTAACGCACATTCCAGAAAATTATGAGTATGTATTAGTCCATGATGGCGCCCGCGCTCTTGCAACAACTGATCTTGCTAATTCGGTTTTAACTCAGTTATTAAAAGGTGAGCAAGCAGTAATTCCAGCACTTGATGTTATTGACACCATTAAAGAAGTTGATAGTAATAACTATGTTAGAAATACTTTAAATAGATCATCGCTAAGGGCCGTGCAGACCCCACAAGGTTTTACTAGATCTGTTTTAGCACGAGCACATCAGGCCTCAGAGGATGCAACAGATGATGCAGCTTTAGTTGAAGCACTAGGCATTGCAGTAAAGGTAGTACCGGGTGAGATTAGAGCACTTAAGATAACTACAAAATCAGATTTGGCAGCTGCTACTCAAGTACTTCTACCAAATACCCAAAAACAAATACGAGTTGGTATTGGAACTGATACTCACGCATTTAGTGATGATAAAAATAAAAAGCTATCACTAGCAGGATTAATTTGGGAAAATGAAACTGGTTTAGATGGCCACTCTGACGCTGATGTGGCATCTCATGCTATTTGTGACGCGCTCTTATCTGCTGCAGATCTTGGTGATTTAGGAAGTAACTTTGGCGTTGGCGATGCTAAATATGCTGGCGTAAGTGGTAGCCAGTTACTAAGTGAGACGCTTACAAAAATAACCTCTGCAGGTTTTGTTATCGAGAATGTATCTGTGCAGATTATTGGTAACAGACCAAAGATTGCCCCAAGACGTGGTGAAGCAATAACGGCATTATCTAAAGCATTAGGAGGCGCTTTGGTCTCAGTATCTGCGACCTCAACAGATAATTTGGGCTTTACCGGTGAAGGTAAAGGCTTATCAGCGATAGCAACAGCGTTAATAGTTAGTGCGTAA
- a CDS encoding sensor histidine kinase: MIWRFNQRQESDTANSKIQSDLSTQSFDLLHAIDAESIVITASDQVIYYSEGITTFNLIKDERILNKELSNLIRAVRRSGSQQDATIELPRGPIGAGTHDLLVRVTSMGDAGLIAILIFDDSEMRRLDSIRRDFVANISHELKTPIGALSILSEAVLEASNDPEAIAKFASRMQSEAKRLSELVQEIINLSRLQDDDPLKNGKLVNVSEVVHEAVDQSRLNAEKRKITLLFEEINPAIINGDRNQVTMAIHNLIENAINYSPDSTRVAITLKVTDGIAEVAVSDQGIGIPEKDLERIFERFYRVDPARSRLTGGTGLGLSIVKHIATNHGGDVSLWSVEGAGSTFTIRFPLSSSNLTSDQSKSEGKK; encoded by the coding sequence GTGATCTGGCGGTTTAATCAAAGGCAGGAAAGTGATACCGCCAACTCTAAAATTCAAAGTGATTTATCTACCCAAAGTTTTGATTTACTACATGCAATCGATGCTGAATCAATTGTTATTACCGCAAGTGATCAAGTTATCTATTATTCAGAAGGAATTACAACATTTAATTTAATAAAAGATGAACGTATTTTAAATAAAGAGTTAAGTAATCTAATTAGAGCAGTTCGAAGAAGCGGCTCACAACAAGATGCCACTATTGAATTACCTAGAGGACCAATTGGTGCTGGTACGCATGATCTATTAGTGCGAGTAACTTCAATGGGTGATGCTGGCCTAATTGCAATATTAATTTTTGATGATAGTGAGATGCGCAGATTAGACTCAATTCGCCGAGATTTTGTGGCAAATATTTCACATGAGCTAAAGACGCCAATTGGCGCTTTATCCATCTTAAGTGAGGCAGTTTTAGAAGCAAGTAATGATCCAGAGGCAATTGCAAAGTTTGCCTCCCGTATGCAATCTGAGGCAAAGCGATTATCTGAACTAGTTCAAGAGATTATTAATCTATCAAGGCTGCAAGATGATGATCCACTTAAAAATGGAAAGCTAGTTAATGTTTCTGAAGTAGTACATGAAGCAGTTGATCAATCAAGATTAAATGCTGAGAAGCGTAAAATTACTCTTCTATTTGAGGAAATTAATCCAGCCATTATTAATGGCGACCGTAATCAGGTGACAATGGCTATTCATAACCTAATTGAAAATGCTATCAACTACAGCCCTGATTCAACTAGAGTGGCCATTACATTAAAGGTGACAGATGGGATTGCTGAAGTTGCAGTATCTGATCAAGGAATTGGAATACCAGAGAAAGATTTAGAGCGAATTTTTGAACGTTTCTATCGAGTAGATCCAGCTAGATCTCGCTTAACTGGTGGCACCGGTCTTGGTTTATCAATTGTTAAACATATTGCTACAAATCACGGTGGAGATGTTTCACTTTGGTCTGTTGAAGGCGCCGGTAGCACATTTACAATCAGATTCCCATTAAGTTCAAGTAACTTAACCTCAGATCAAAGCAAGAGTGAAGGTAAAAAATGA
- a CDS encoding SGNH/GDSL hydrolase family protein, giving the protein MQYTRFIALGDSMTEGMNDEVINGKYRGWADRVADGLAKNEAGFTYLNLAIRGKLLNQVVTDQIPSALKFIEGRQTLVSFHAGANDVLRPTYDPQFSLPQYERGIKELTDAGATVIIFTVVDKVEGKGKIAKLWHERFSAFNDHVRIVASKYPTILFEGKKAEFLNTQSFLSSDRLHMNSEGHRRLANAVLEGLGYEFDPNWNSNIPLGNGKKISIKPLSNIAWVVTFLIPWIWRRLRGKSSGDGRKAKHSEPIIWPAR; this is encoded by the coding sequence ATGCAATACACCCGCTTTATTGCCTTAGGTGATTCAATGACTGAGGGTATGAATGATGAGGTGATAAATGGAAAGTATCGAGGTTGGGCTGATCGGGTAGCTGATGGTTTGGCAAAGAACGAAGCAGGTTTTACATATTTAAATTTAGCAATTAGAGGAAAATTACTTAATCAAGTAGTAACAGATCAAATTCCAAGTGCGCTTAAATTTATTGAAGGCAGGCAGACTCTAGTTTCATTTCATGCCGGAGCCAATGATGTATTACGGCCAACTTATGACCCACAATTTTCACTTCCTCAGTATGAGAGAGGTATTAAAGAGTTAACTGATGCTGGAGCTACAGTGATTATCTTTACCGTAGTAGATAAGGTTGAAGGAAAAGGGAAAATAGCCAAGCTTTGGCATGAAAGATTTAGTGCCTTTAACGATCACGTGAGAATAGTTGCAAGTAAGTATCCAACAATTTTATTTGAAGGTAAAAAGGCAGAGTTTTTAAATACTCAAAGTTTTTTATCCTCCGATAGATTACATATGAATTCAGAAGGTCATAGAAGATTAGCTAATGCAGTTTTAGAAGGTTTAGGTTATGAGTTTGATCCAAATTGGAACAGTAATATCCCGCTTGGTAATGGTAAAAAAATATCTATTAAACCTTTATCTAATATCGCTTGGGTAGTTACTTTCTTAATTCCGTGGATTTGGCGCAGGCTGCGAGGAAAATCCTCTGGTGATGGTAGAAAAGCGAAGCATTCTGAGCCAATTATTTGGCCTGCACGCTGA
- the rlmB gene encoding 23S rRNA (guanosine(2251)-2'-O)-methyltransferase RlmB — MKPGKARKDRPKGPKSFSRSGSKRVERSAVARPEKRDNRIKDKRDDRRSEKRDDRKGFKKPVRVNDRELKRDDRRPERSEKRFDRKQFSQDAVAGKNSVVEALRAKVPAKELIVAMKVEIDEKISEAIRLAKNSDLPIKEMPRRALEDLTGSANHQGIALVIKPFNYTEFSKLLANAKKPMMLIGLDGITDPHNLGAVVRSAAAFNADGVVIPERRNAAMTGSAWKASAGAAARMPISQVTNLVRSIEDAKKAGCFVVGLDAEADTSLAKMNLASESIFIIVGSEGKGLSRLVREKCDLVVSIPMQSSVESLNASVATAIVMYQVAAERSK, encoded by the coding sequence ATGAAGCCAGGTAAAGCGCGTAAGGATCGACCAAAAGGACCAAAGTCTTTTTCAAGAAGTGGTAGTAAAAGAGTTGAACGCTCTGCTGTAGCGCGCCCTGAGAAAAGAGATAATCGTATAAAAGATAAACGTGATGATAGAAGATCTGAAAAAAGAGATGATCGAAAAGGTTTTAAAAAACCGGTAAGGGTAAATGATCGAGAGTTAAAGCGTGATGATCGAAGACCAGAGCGAAGTGAAAAAAGATTTGATCGAAAACAATTTTCGCAAGATGCAGTTGCTGGTAAGAACAGCGTGGTTGAGGCACTTAGAGCAAAGGTGCCAGCAAAAGAGTTAATCGTGGCGATGAAAGTTGAGATCGATGAAAAAATCTCAGAAGCTATCAGACTTGCTAAAAATTCAGATCTTCCAATTAAAGAGATGCCAAGGCGAGCACTTGAAGATTTAACAGGAAGTGCTAATCATCAAGGTATCGCGCTCGTTATAAAGCCATTTAATTACACAGAGTTTTCAAAGCTGCTCGCAAATGCTAAAAAACCAATGATGTTAATAGGACTTGATGGGATAACAGATCCGCATAATCTTGGCGCTGTTGTTAGATCAGCGGCTGCATTTAACGCAGATGGAGTAGTTATTCCAGAGCGGCGCAATGCAGCAATGACTGGCTCTGCCTGGAAGGCATCAGCTGGCGCAGCAGCGCGAATGCCAATCTCACAAGTTACTAATCTAGTTAGATCAATTGAAGATGCTAAAAAAGCTGGATGTTTTGTTGTTGGTTTAGATGCTGAGGCTGATACCAGTTTGGCAAAGATGAATCTAGCAAGTGAATCAATTTTTATTATTGTAGGTAGTGAAGGTAAGGGATTATCTAGATTAGTTAGAGAAAAATGTGATCTAGTGGTTTCAATTCCAATGCAATCCTCAGTTGAATCTTTAAATGCCAGCGTGGCAACTGCAATAGTTATGTACCAGGTTGCGGCAGAAAGAAGTAAGTAA